TCCCGCTGCAGCCGCGTGGTGTCGCCGGAGAGCCACGGATCGCTTTCCCACCAGTTGATCCCGACCTCCCGCGCGGTCTCCAGCGAGGCGATCACCAGCCGCAGCTTGATGGTCAGCAGTTCGATGTCGAGCAGGTTGACCCGGATGTCCCCGGCGATCACCAGGCCCTTGTCGAGCACTCTCTCGAGGATGTCCCCCAGGTTGGCGGGCTGGTGGTTGCCGAGCGCGGGGGACCCGCCTCCGCCCGGCGTGGTGGCCGGCTGCCCAGCGGCCATGTCAGGACACCCCGCTTCCGCTGTCGGCCCGGCCGCGGACGTACCGCTTGGTGCGCCGGTAGGCGAGCAGCTCGCCGTCCGCGCCGAGTTCCAGCTCGTACAGGGCCAGCATGTCGGCCGAGGACGGGATGCGCCGGTCCTCCAGCACTTCGAGCTCGACGAGCCAGCCGTCGTCGGTGGGTTCGACCGAGGTGACCGACACCGGGTTCCGGCTGATCAGCTCACCGGCGTGGGCGAGTGCCCGCGACGCCGCTTCCGGCGCGGACAGCGCGCCGTCCCCTTCGGCCTCATCGCGTGGAGCCACTGGCGGGTCACCTCTCCTTCTCGTCGGTCTCCGTCACGTTCAGCCGCCGCAGGACCTGCTGCTGGACCTCGGCCTCCTCCTCGGGCGAGATCTCCCCGGCCGCGCGTTTCTCCTCCGCCGCTTCGAGTTCGCGGCGGATCGACGCCGGCGCGGCGAGTTCCTCGTTGACCCGGCGCTGGATCAGCTCACCGAGCTGGATCACGCCGCGGACCGGCAGCAGCGGGAGGCCGAGGATCCCGGACAGCAGGCCCATCGGCTACGCCTCCGGCCGTTGTGTCACGACGAAGTCGTATGCCGCGAGCGGGCCCAGCAGGCGCACCTCGGCGCGGCCCGACCAGTCCCGCGCGACGCGGTCGACGGCTTCCTCCAGATCGGACTGCTTGGCCGTCTCGACGAGGCACGCGAGGTGCACCGCGTCCTCTTCGTGCGTCGGCTCGCGCGGGGCGATCTGGGCGCCGATCCCGGCGAGCGCGTCGGCGACCCGCTTGGTGTCGGCCTCGCGGCGGGCGGCGATCGCGTTGCCGATCCCCTCGCCCAGCGCGATCCGCTCGTTGCGCGTGGCGTCCTCGGACTTCCCGCGGATCGCCTCGCGCAGCTGGGCGAGCTGCTCGTCGGACTCGAGGATCTCGCGGAGGATGGTCTCCTCCACGTAGCGCGCCTTGACGACGTACTGCGCCTTGCCCTCCAGCTCGTCCAGTGCCGCGACGAAGTCGTCCTGGTTGGCTTCGAGCAGTTCGGTGCGCACGGCGTCCTCGTCGGTGACCACGGCGCCGAAGCGCAACGGCAGCACCGGCACCTCGGCAGCGGCCGCGTCGAGCAGCGACGCGTGGGCGGTGAGGTCCTCGGGCCGCCCGAGCGGCTTGTCCCTCGGCACCTCGCTCACCAGCGCGGCGATCCGGTCGTGCTTGACCGCGCGGACCTCGGCGGGCGGGTCGCCGACGCCGCGGGCCTCCGGATCGGTCTCCACGTCGGACGGCACGATGCCGTACACGTAGACCACCGTCTCGCGCTCCTCGGTCATCGCCCACCGTCCTTCCGGCGCCCGGCGCGCTCCGGCTCCTCGTTGCCGCCGAGGAGGTCCTGCAGCTTGTCACCGGCGGCTTCGAGCGCTCCCCGGGTCTTCGCCTTGGCGCCGCCGGAGGTCACGTCCTCCAGCAGGTCCGGCAGACCCTTCTGCTCGGTGTCGGAGATGTCGAGCCGGTTCACCGCCTCCGCGAACCGCAGGTAGGTGTCCACGCTCGCGATGACGACCCGCGCGTCGATGGTCAGCAGTTCGATGCCGACCAATGACACGCGCACGTAGGCGTCCAGGACGAGTCCCTTGTCCAGGATCGTGTCGATCACGTCCGCGAGACTGCTGGAGGTGGGCCGGTCCAGGCCCCCGCCACCGCCCGACGGCTGCACCGCTGTCGTCATCGCCTGCTCCCCCGTCCTCTGCCCGCCGACGCCCGGGTGCGTGTACGCCGCGCCGGCGGTTCCTCGGCCTCTTCTTCGGGTTCTTCTTCTTCGGGTTCTTCCTCGTCGGGCGCCTCGGCCTCGTCGGCCTCGGGTTCCTCGGGTTCTTCCTCGTTCCCGGGTTCCTCGTCGCCGTCCTGGACCTCGCCGTCGTGGATCTCGCCGCGCCAGCCCTCCACGTCGTCCGGGTGCAGGATCGCCTCGGTCATCACGTGCCGCTGGAAGTGCTTGAGCTCCAGCCGCGCGCGCCGCCCCTGGGCCCGCCAGATGTTGCCGGTGCGCTCGAACAGCCCCTGCGGGTGGTACTCCAGCACCAGCACGACGCGGGTCAGGTCCGGGGTCAGCTCGTGGAAGGTCACGGCGCCGTCGACGTGGCCCTTCTCGCCCTCGGACCGCCACACGATGCGCTCGTTGGGGACCTGTTCGAGGATCGTGGACTCCCACGTGCGGTGCGACCAGAAGATCTGCGCCTTCCACGTCAGCTTCTCGTCGCTGGTCTGGTCGACGTTCTCGACCTTCTTCATGAAGCGCGGGAACTCGGTGAAGCGGGTCCACTGGTCGTAGACCAGGTCGATCGGGGCGCCGATGTCGGCCTGCTCGACGATGTTGGTGACCTTGAGCTTGCCGCCCCCGCCCCCGCCACCGCCGCCGCCGACGGCGTCCTTCACCTTGTCCGCGAGCCCGGAAAGCCCGCCCTTGACCGCGCCCATCATGGCCTTGCCCTTGACGCTGGGCTTGCCGCCGGTGACGGCTTCGATCAGGCCGCCACCGCCGCCACCCGAGGCGTAGTCCTGCAGGCGGCCGGAGGTCGAGGTGATCCGGTTCGCCAGCGAGGTCGACGCGCGGGTGGTGACCGCGCCGGCCAGTTTGCGCAGGGCTTCGGTCAGCTCGGTGGACGGCTTCGGCGCGGCGTCGGCCACGCCGGAGACCGTGTCGGTGGCCGCGCCGGTGGCCTTGTCGAGGGTCTTCCTGATCTGGTCGGTCGCCATGGCGCTCACCTCCGCGCCCGGCGGACCGGGGTGCGGGCGGCAGCCGCCCGGCCGGTGCGGCGCGCCCGGGTCGGAGCGGGCTCTTCGTCTTCGTCTTCGTCCTCGGGCTCGGGTTCCGGTTCGGCCCGGCGGCGCCGGGTGGCGGTGCGGCGGGCGCGCGCCGGTGGCGCGGGCTCCTCCTCGGGCTCCTCCTCCGGCTCCTCCTGGGTCTCTTCGTCCTCTTCGGGCGCTTCTTCGGACCGGTCCTCGGTCTCCTCGTCAGTCTCCTCCGGCTCCTCTTCCGCGCCCTCGTCCCCGGACGGGCGCTTGGCACCGTCCTGGAGACGTTCGCTGAGCGACTCGATGCGCTGCGAGGCCGCCGTCACCGCGGCCGCCTTCGCCGCGCTCAGCAGCTGGTCGCGGGCGACGTCGGTCAGTTTCGTCAGCTCCGCGGACGATCCGAGCTGGCTCAGGCCGTTCTGCAGCAGCTTCCCCGGCGTGACGCCGGTCTTGCCGGTCGCCCCCGCGGCCGCGATCATCAGCGCCAGGCGCATCTTCTTCGTGCGGCCCAGTAGGTAGCCGAGCCCGACACCGAGGGCGACACGCGATCCTGCCTTCATTCGTAAGTCCTCCTGACTCCGGCGATTGGCGAGTCCTGCCGACAACCCACGCGCCACCCCCCGAACTCATCGGGGCGAGCAGGATGTACCGGCCGAGAACTACCCCGCGGCCACACCGGAAAAACTGCGAGTGGCGCGCGAAAAACAATTTCCAGGAAACGATCTCTCTTCAAGATCTACTCACGGCTTGCCTACTGGCGCGTAAGAAACGCGGTTCAACAGCTCGTCTTGCGCGGCGGCGTCCGAGGTGGACTTATACTCCGGGCAAATCGCCGCGACAATTCACCGGGAAAATGGGTGACGAAACGAGTACCGATAGCGAGGGAATCGAGAGCGGATCCGCTGTCACCGGAACCGCGGCGAAGTTGCTGTCGGCTGCCCGCGGGCAGCGGCGAATGTCGCAACGGGAACTGGCGCGCCTGGCCGGCGTGCCACAGTCGACGGTGGCGACGATCGAGGCGGGCCGCCGCCAGCCGTCGGTCGCGATGCTCGAACGCCTCCTGCGCGCCGCGGGGTTCCACCTGGCCACCGAACTGGTGAACACGCTGCGCCCGAGCGAACTCCTGGAGCGGCAGCGCCGGAGCGTCACCGAGGTCCTCGCGCGGTACCCGGTCACGCGGGCGTGGCCGACCGGCCCCGCCGCGCGCGGCGAGGACCGCCCGGACTCCGACCTCGACCTGGTGGTGGCGCTACGCCCCGGCGCGGCGCCCGGCGATGTCGCCGGGCTGGCCGGGGAACTGTCCACGGTGCTCGGCTGCCCGGTCGCCGTGACGACCGGCGACCCGGGCGGTGGAGAGAACTTCTTCTACACGCGCACGGCTTAGGTCGTGTCCTGTTGGGGATCCGGGCGACCGCGATCCCGTCGAGCAGCGGCAACAGTTGCGGGTTGTCGCCGGCGTGACCGCGGGTGAGCAGCACGCGCATCGGCAGGCCTCGCCACCTCACCCCGACCCAAGATCAAGCACCCACGGCCGGATCAACCACCGGACACGACCTGGACCGCCACCACCGGGATCGCGCCCAGCGCCCGTCGTGCGTGGCGGCGGGCCAGGACAGCGCCACCGGCCCGCGACTTCAGACCGCCACCACCGGGTGGCGGACGACGGCGCCGAACAGGTAGCCCTGCGTGTTGTACGGCTCGGTGTCCGGCTGGGCCACACCGTGGCGGTCCACCGCGCGCGCCCGCAGCGTGTGCTCGCCCGGGTGCGGGCGCCACCGCAGCGTCCACCGCTGCCACCCGCGGCCGCTGCCGACGAACTCGGCGCGCCGCCAGGTGCGGCCGTCGTCGGTGCTCACCTCGACCCGGCGGATGCCGCCGGAGCCGGACCAGGACCGGCCGCGCAACACGTGCTCCCGGCCCGCGGCGAGGGTCGCCCGCCACGGCAGTTCGAACACGCTCTTGGTGTTCTGCCGCGTCACCAGCACCCCTTCGGGCGGGTAGTCCGGGCCGGTCAGCCGGTAGTACTGCGTATCCCACGGCGAGTCGAGCGAGGTGCGGGACACCTGGATGCGGCCGAGCCACTTGATGGACGCGATGCCGATCCAGCCCGGCACCACCAGCCGGGCCGGGAAGCCGTGGTCCGGCGGGAGCGGTTCGCCGTTCATCTCGTACGCGACCAGCACGTCGTCGAGCGCCTTGCCCACCGGCAGCGGGCGCCGCACCCGGCCCAGGTTCACCCCGCCGGTGACGTAGTCGGCGTCGAGGCCTTCGGGCAGCACGTCGACGGCATCGCGGGCGAGGCCGGCCCGGTGCAGCAGCGTGGCCAGCGGCACGCCCCGCCAGCGCGCCACCCCGACCGCACCGAGCCGCCACGCGGTGCCGGCGACGGTCTGCCCCTGCTGCGAGGTGAAGAAGCTGCGCCCGTTGCCCGCGCACTCGATGGCCGCGGTGATCGTTTCCGACGGCAGGCGCAGCAGGTCGTCGTAGGTGACGGTGACCGGGCCGCCGCGCAGCCCGTCGCCGGTGATCTCCAGGCGCCAGGTCCGCGCGTCGAGCAGCGGGGTGGCGGTGTGGTTGCGCACGAAGAACCGGGACACCGGCACGACGTCGCCGACCGGGTGCGGCGAGTCCCACCGCAGCTCGGCGTTCGTGCCGAGCACGGTGAAGTCCTCCGGTGGCAGCGGTTTCACGATGGGAGTGTCGGCCGCCGCGGCCGCCGTTGTCCACAACGGACCGGCCGCGGCGACCCCCGCCATGCCGAGCACGGTCCGCCGCCGCACGTTCACAGCGCGAGGTCCGCGGCGAGCACGTGGAAGGCTTCCCGTTCCCGTCCGGAGAGCGGCACCGTGAGACGGTCCGCCGGATGGCCCAGGGGCGGGTAATCCGGACGGGGCAACGCGAAGCCGACGTCGTAGGGCGCGCCGACCGGGACCATCGCGTGACCGATGCTGCCGAGCGCGCGCCCGAACGCGCGGAGGATCCGGGCCACCGTCACCACCCCCTGAGCCGTGGAAGTTCCTCCGATCATGGGGGATCCCGGGCGTTGCGCGGTAGCCGTCCCACAGAGCGGGCGGCCGCTCAGCGCGGCGGGGTCAGGCGTGCGCCGCCGACATCTCCCATGGCGCCTGCGGCAGCACGTCACCGGTCTCCAGCAGCGACTTCAGGTTCGCCAGCACCGCGGGCCAGCCGCTGGAGATGCCGTTGCGCATCTCCTCGTTGGGCAGCCTCTCGTGGGTCACGGTGAGGCGCACGATCTCCTCGTGCGGCTCGACGAGGAACGTGACCACCGACGGATCGCGCGACTCGCCCAGCGAATCCTCGAACGTGATCACCAGCCGGGTCGGCGGCTCGGACTCGAGCACCTTGCCCACCACGTCCACGGCGCCCGACCCGTCCACGCGGCGGTGCTCCCACACCGAACCGGGCTGCCAGTCGGAGATGTTGGCGTGCCCCCAGTAGCGGGCGGTCAGGTCCGCGTCGGTGAGCGCCCGCCACACCTGGTCGGCGCTCGCGCGGATGTAGGTGACGTAGACGTAGTCCGGGACGGTCATGGCGTACTCCTCTGCCTGGTCTTTGATGGCCGCGAGCACACGCAGCCGGGGTTTGTCGAACTCGGCGATCCAGCGCTGCTCGATCTCGTGGATGGGCCCGGGGTTGAGGTAGTGCAGGCGTTCCCGGCCGCGGCGCACCACGGTCACGAGGTTGGCCCGCACCAGGACGTCGAGGTGCTGGGTCGCCGACTGACGGGCCATGCCCAGCGGCTCGCACACCTGGCTCAGGGTCTGCCCGTTCTGCTCCCGCAGGCGGTCGAGCAGCAGCCGCCGGGTCGGGTCGGCCAGTGCCTTGAACACCACGTCCATCGCTTCCGCGCTCACGCCGACCATTATGCAGGTAATTACCTGCCTTTTGTCAACAACGGCTTCGACGCGGCGGCACAACCGCTGGTTGTGGCAGTAGGTTCGGCGTCGTGGATCTCGAGGCGGTGCGCACCTTCGCCGCGGTCGCCGCGGCGGGCCGGTTCCAGGCGGCCGCGGACGAGCTGGGCGTCACGCAGCAGGCGGCGTCGAAACGGGTGGCCGGCCTGGAGCGGCAGCTCGGCGTGCGGCTGTTCGTGCGCGCGGCCGGGGGTGTGCGGCTGACGGTGGACGGGCAGGCGTTCCTGCCGCACGCCCGCGAACTGCTCCGCGCGGCCGAGCGCGCGCTGACGGCGGTCACGCCGGGGCGGCGGGCGCTGCGGATCGACGTGCTGAACCGGCGGGTCGCGGCCGCCGGCATCCTGCACGATTTCTACCGGCAGCAGCCCGGCATCGAACTGGACGTGGTGACCCTGACCGTGGACGCCGCGTCGGCGCTGGCCGAGGTCGGCGCGGGCACGCTCGACGCCACGTTCCGGTCGCTGCGGGCGGCCGCGGGGAAGGTGCCGGCCGGGCTGCGGGCGGCGCGTGTGATCGACGACCGGCACCAGGTGCTGGTCGGTCCGCGGCACCCGCTGGCGCGCGCGGCGGCGGTGACGCTCGCCGAGCTCGCCGGGCACCCGATCTGGATGCCCGGCCTCGCCGACACCGAGGCGAAGGGCTACTACGAAGACCTCGGGGCCGCGTTCGGGCTGACCATCGACACGATCGGGCCGAGCTTCGGGGTCGAAGCGCTGCTCGCGGAGATCGCCGACTCGGCCCGGCTGGCCACCTTCGTCGGCGAGGGCTCGCGGTACCTCTGGCCGGAGAGCTACGACCTGCGCCGGATCCCGGTCGTCGGCCCGACGCCGGTGTACCCGCACTCGGTGATCTGGCGGGCCGACAACGCCCACCCGGTGCTGGCGAGCTTCCTCGGCTACCTGCACAGCCGCTACCGGGCCACGGCGGGCGGCGACGTGTGGGTGCCGGAGTGGGCGCGCTAAGCCTTCGCGGCGAGGGCCTTGCGCAGGCTCGCGAGCGCCCGGTACTGCGCGACGCGCACGGCGCCCGGGGTCGACCCCGACGACCTCGGCCGTCTCCTGCGCGGACAACCCGGCGACCACCCGCAGCACGGCGATCTCGCGTTGCTTGTCCGGCAGCACCCGCAGCAAGGCCGACATCCGTCGCTCAGTTCGCCAAGGACGAGCTCGGTCACCGCGTCCTCGGCGATCGTCCGCGCCTCGGAGACCGGGCACCCGAGCTTGCGGAGGGTCATGTCGCGCTCCACCGGTAAGTGACGCACGGCGGGCACAGGTGACCGAGAATTTTCAGGCGGCGCGCCGCACCGCGCGGGATGCCGCGGCGAGGCTCGCTTCGCAGGCGGTGATCAGTTGCGCGTCGGCGCGGGTGTGGCTTCCCCGGGCGCACTTGGGGCACCTCAGGGCGACCGTGCCGAGCACCTCGTCGACCGCCACCTCCAGCGCCCGTTTGCAGGGGCGGCACCACCGGTGCCCGCTGACCTGGCTGACGTGCAGGTCGCTGTGGCAGCACTGGTGGATCCACCGCCGGTGCACCGGGCAGGTGATCCGGTCCAGCGGGTCCAGGAAACCGCACTCCTCGGCGTGGTCCTCGGCGACGAGCGCGTCGTCCAGTGCGATCCGGGTCAGCAGCGTCGTGGTGGTCATCGCTCTCGTCCTTCCTCCTCGTCCTTACCGGTACGTCGAACCACCACGCGCCGGATCGACGGGACGGGGGGAAATTCAGAGTTTCTTCACCACGCGCGCCGGGTTGCCGACCGCCACCACGTCCGGCGGCAGATCGCGCGTCACCACCGACCCCGCGCCCACCACCGTGTTCTCCCCGATCGTCACGCCGGGGCACACGATCACGCCACCACCGAGCCACACGTTGTCGTGCAGGGTGATCGGCTCCGCGGCCTCCCACTTGTCCCGCCGCAGCCGCGCGTCGAGCGGGTGAGTGGGGGTCAGCAGCTGCACGCCGGGGCCGATCTGCGCGTCCGCGCCGATCGTGATCGGGGCGACGTCCAGCAGCACCGCGCCGTAGTTGAGGAACGCGCGCGGCCCGATGGTGACGTGCGAGCCGTAGTCGACGTACAGCGGCGGCCGCACCTCGGTGCCCTCCCCGACCGAGCCCAGCAGCTCACGCAGCACCGCCGGGTCCCCGCCGTCGTTGAACCGCCGCTGCAGTTCCGCCGCACGGCGCAGCGAGGCCTGCAGCTCCGGGTCGTCCGCGCGGTACAGCTCCCCCGCGAGCATCCGTTCCTTCTGACCGGTCACGCGTCACCACACTGCCAGCGGCCGCACGGGCGCGCCAGTGGCCCCGACGACCGGCAGCGGCGCGCACACGAACAGGAACTCCGCCGGCCCGGCCGCCGCCAGCTCCTCCAGGTTCATCACCTCGATGATGTTGATCCCGTTCTCCTGCAACAAGATCCGGTGCACCGGCAGCCGCCCCAGCCCCGCCTCCGGGCCGATCTGCTCCAGCGCGATCGTGTCGCCGCCGACCGCGCGCACCCCGCGTTCGGCCAGCCACTCCGCGCCGCTCGCGTCCAGTCCCGGCACGCCACCCTCGCCGCCGAGGTAGTCCGCAGGCCGGTCCCACAGCTGCGCCCATCCGGTGCGGACGAGGGCGACGTCTCCGGCGTGCACGTCCAGACCGGTCGCGGCGAGATCCTCCGCGGTGACGGCCTCCCCCGGTCCGAGCCGGGGCACCTCCCGCAGCCGTGGGATGTCGAACAGCACCCCGCGGCACAGGATCGGCGGCACCGCCTCGATGCCGCCGACCCGGTAGCGTCCCCGCTCCAGCGCCTGCGCCACCGGCACCCCGCCGTGCAGGACGCCGTCGGCCGCGACGTGGCTGACCGCGTCCATGTGGGTGCCGACGTGCCCGCCCATCACGATCAGCTCGTGCGACCCGGTGAGGCCGTCTTCGCGGACGACGTCACCGTGCCGCTGGGCGAGCGCGAACCGGAACGGCGGGTGCGTCGGCGAGGACGGCATGCCGTTCTCCAGCGGCTGCGAGAGGTCGGCGATGCGGTGGCCGTCGGTCAGCGCGTCCAGCAGGGACATGGTTCAGCTCAGTTCCTTGGCTCGGGTCTCGGGCAGGGTGGCGATGGCGGCGGTGGACACCAGCATCAGCAGGACGAGGTATCCGGTGAAGGCGGACCGGCCGAACTCGGCGCCCACCCACGCCTGAAGATACGGCGCGGTCCCGCCGAAGGCCGCGACGGCGATCGAGTACGGCACGGCGAGCCCCAGCGCGCGGATCGCGGTCGGGAACATCTCCGCGTACACCGCGGGCAGGATCGACACGCCCGCGGAGATGAACACCGCCGCCAGGCTCATGCCCAGGAACAGCTGCCACGCGCTGGTGCGCACGAGGAACTGCACCGGGAACAGCAGCGCCGCGCACCCGAGGGTGGAGATCAGCAGCACCGGCTTGCGCCCGATCCGGTCCGACAGCATGCCCCAGAACGGCATCGTGACCATGAGGATCACCGCCGACCCGACCCCGGCCCACAGCGCGGCGGTCGACCCGATGTGCAGGGAGCTGATGGCGTACGCCGGGGCGGCGATCACCCACGAGTAGTAGACGACGGTGAACCCGACGGACAGCCCGATCACCTGCAGCGCCTGCCTGCGGTGCTCCACGATCGCCGGCCACAGCCGGGCCTTCTCGCGCCGCCGCGACGCGGTGAAGGTCTCGCTCTCGGCCAGGTTCCGTCGCATGTAGACGGCCACCAGCCCGAACACGCCGCCGAGCAGGAACGGGATGCGCCAGCCGAAGGACTGCATCTGCTCCGGCGTCAGCACGACCGTGAGGACGAGCCCCAGCACGACGCCGACGGTGTTGCCGAAGACGCTGGCGATGTAGATCAGGCTGGACCACCGCCCGCGCTGGGCCGCGGGCGCCATTTCGGACAAGTAGGTCTGCGCCGACGGCAGTTCCCCGCCGCAGGCCAGGCCCTGCACCACGCGGGCGAGCAGCAGGATCAGCGACGCCCACGCTCCGACGGCGGCGTAGGTGGGGGCGACACCGATGGCGAAGCTGGCGCCCGCGATGGTCGCGACCGTCACCGTCATCGCGGTCCGCCGCCCGGCGCGGTCGGCGAACCAGCCGAACAGCAGCCCGCCCAGCGGCCGCGCGACGAACCCGACGGCGAACACGGCCAGGCTGGACAGCATCGCGGAGAACTGGTTGCCGCGGTCGAAGAACTGGGTGGCGAAGAACGGCACGAAGATCGCGTAGATGCCCCAGTCGTACCACTCGAGCGCGTGCCCGAGGCCGGTGCCGACGAGCGTGGTGGTGCGGCGCGTGGCCGGGGCCCGGGTGCCGCGCTGCGCGGTCTCGGTCATGGTCGGTCTCCTTCGGACGCGAGCCGGCGTCGTGCCAGCTCGGTGAACAGGGCCGCGCCGTCGGCGAGCACGGAGTCGTCGAACACGGCGTGCGGGCTGTGGTTGAACGCCGCCCGGCGCGGGTCGGCGCCGGCGGGCAGCGCGCCGAGGGCGAGGAAGCAGCCGGGCACCTCGGCCAGGACGCGGGAGAAGTCCTCGGCGCCGGCGATGGGGTTGGGCATGGTGGCGTAGCCGTCGTCGCCGAACGTCTCGCGCACCACGTCGCGGGCGAACGCGGTCTCGCCGTCGTCGTTGACCGTCGCGGGACGGGCTTCCAGGTACTCGGCGTCGGCCTCGACGTCGTGGGCCTGCGCGATGCCCCGCACCAGCCGGACCGCGGCGTCCCGCACGCGCTGCCCGGCGTCGCGGGAGAAGGTCCGGACGGTGGCCTCGAACCGCGCGGTCTCCGGGATGATGTTGCTGCGGGATCCCGCCCGCACCACCCCGACGGTAAGCACCACGGGGTCGAAGACGTCGAAGCGGCGGGTGACCATCGTCTGCAGCGCGGTGATCATCTCGGCGGCGACCGGCACCGGGTCGCGCGCCAGGTGCGGGGCGGAGCCGTGCCCGCCGCGGCCGCGCACGGTGACCGCGAACGACGCCGAGGCGGCCATCATCGGCCCTGGCCTGCTGGTGAAACCGGGCTCGAACGTGGAGAACACGTGCAGCCCGTAGGCGGCCTCGACACGCGGGCCTGCCGCGTCGAGCACGCCTTCGTCGATCATGGCCCGCGCGCCCTCCCAGCCCTCCTCCCCCGGCTGGAACATGAACACCACGTCCCCGCCCAGCCGGTCGCGGCGGTCGGACAGCAGCCGGGCCGCGCCGGCGAGCATCGCGGTGTGCAGGTCGTGCCCGCAGGCGTGCATGGTCCCCTCGGCACGCGAGGCGTAGTCCAGCCCGGTCGCCTCCTGCACGGGCAGCCCGTCCATGTCGGCGCGCAGCAGCACCGCCCGGCCGGACCCGGCGCCCCGGAGCACGGCGGTCACCGCGGTGGAGCTGCGGCCGGTGGTGATCTCCAGCGGCAGGCCGTCCAGCGCCGCGAGCACGCGCTCCTGCGTGCGGGGCAGGTGCAGGCCGACCTCCGGCTCGCGGTGCAGGTCCCGCCGCAGCCGGATGAGGTCCTCCGCCATCGCCCTGGCGTCCGCCACGACCGACATCCGTTCTCGCCCTCCTCGTCGTCACGTTGTTCCCAGGAGTTTGCGCAACGGCTACCCTTTGGCCGCCGAAATCGAATGATTCGCGCATCGTTTCCGGGATCGGGGAGGTTTTCGTGCATCCGGATCTGGACGAGCGGGACCTCGAGCTGCTCCACGGGCTGCAGATCGCGCCGCGGGTGACCTGGGCGGACGCGGCCAGGATCCTGGGCACGACCCCGGCGACGGTGGCGGCGCGCTGGGCCCGCCTGCGGGAGGCCGGGGTGGCGTGGGTGACGGCCCACCCCGGCGGCGACTACCGGCGAGTCGTCCTTGCTCTGGTCGAGGTGGACTGCCTGCCCGGCGCGCGGGACGAGGTGGTGCGGGCGGTGTGCGCGGATCCGCGGGCGGTCACCGTCGAGGAGTCGACGCGCGGCCGGGACCTGCTGCTCACCGTGATCACCCCCGACCTGGCCGGGCTCACCACGTTCGTGCTCGACGACCTGCCGCGGATGCCCGGCCTGCAGCGGCAGCGCACGCACGTCGTCAGCGCCACCCACCGCGACGGCAGCTCGTGGCGGCTGGACGCCCTGAACCGGTCGCAGGAGCTGGCGTTCGAGGCCGCCGCCCGGGCCACCCGCCCGGTACCGGGCGTGACCCCGCCGCCGAACGCAGGCCCGCTGATCTCCGCGCTGGCGCACGACGGGCGGCGCACGGCCGCCGAGCTCGCGTCGCTGACCGGCCGCAACCCGGCGACCGTGCGGCGGCAGCTGGCCCGGCTGCTCGCCTCGGGGCTGTTGTCGTTCCGGTGCGAGGTCGCCCAGTCGGTGTCGCGCTGGCCGATCAGCAGCACCTGGCTGGCCAGCGTCGCCCCGGCCGACCAGCAACGCACCGTCGACGCGATCACCACGCTGCCGGAGCTGCGGATGTGCCTGTCCACCACCGGCGACAGCAACATCGCCTTCACCGTGTGGACCCGGTCGCTGGCCGATCTGCTGCGCCTGGAGCGCCTCATCGGGGAGAAGCTGC
The window above is part of the Amycolatopsis thermoflava N1165 genome. Proteins encoded here:
- a CDS encoding helix-turn-helix domain-containing protein; its protein translation is MGDETSTDSEGIESGSAVTGTAAKLLSAARGQRRMSQRELARLAGVPQSTVATIEAGRRQPSVAMLERLLRAAGFHLATELVNTLRPSELLERQRRSVTEVLARYPVTRAWPTGPAARGEDRPDSDLDLVVALRPGAAPGDVAGLAGELSTVLGCPVAVTTGDPGGGENFFYTRTA
- a CDS encoding gas vesicle protein, with the protein product MAPRDEAEGDGALSAPEAASRALAHAGELISRNPVSVTSVEPTDDGWLVELEVLEDRRIPSSADMLALYELELGADGELLAYRRTKRYVRGRADSGSGVS
- a CDS encoding gas vesicle protein → MAAGQPATTPGGGGSPALGNHQPANLGDILERVLDKGLVIAGDIRVNLLDIELLTIKLRLVIASLETAREVGINWWESDPWLSGDTTRLQRENRELRARVEELEGADERAVIEDRHRD
- the gvpJ gene encoding gas vesicle protein GvpJ: MTTAVQPSGGGGGLDRPTSSSLADVIDTILDKGLVLDAYVRVSLVGIELLTIDARVVIASVDTYLRFAEAVNRLDISDTEQKGLPDLLEDVTSGGAKAKTRGALEAAGDKLQDLLGGNEEPERAGRRKDGGR
- a CDS encoding sulfite oxidase — its product is MRRRTVLGMAGVAAAGPLWTTAAAAADTPIVKPLPPEDFTVLGTNAELRWDSPHPVGDVVPVSRFFVRNHTATPLLDARTWRLEITGDGLRGGPVTVTYDDLLRLPSETITAAIECAGNGRSFFTSQQGQTVAGTAWRLGAVGVARWRGVPLATLLHRAGLARDAVDVLPEGLDADYVTGGVNLGRVRRPLPVGKALDDVLVAYEMNGEPLPPDHGFPARLVVPGWIGIASIKWLGRIQVSRTSLDSPWDTQYYRLTGPDYPPEGVLVTRQNTKSVFELPWRATLAAGREHVLRGRSWSGSGGIRRVEVSTDDGRTWRRAEFVGSGRGWQRWTLRWRPHPGEHTLRARAVDRHGVAQPDTEPYNTQGYLFGAVVRHPVVAV
- a CDS encoding ArsR/SmtB family transcription factor, encoding MVGVSAEAMDVVFKALADPTRRLLLDRLREQNGQTLSQVCEPLGMARQSATQHLDVLVRANLVTVVRRGRERLHYLNPGPIHEIEQRWIAEFDKPRLRVLAAIKDQAEEYAMTVPDYVYVTYIRASADQVWRALTDADLTARYWGHANISDWQPGSVWEHRRVDGSGAVDVVGKVLESEPPTRLVITFEDSLGESRDPSVVTFLVEPHEEIVRLTVTHERLPNEEMRNGISSGWPAVLANLKSLLETGDVLPQAPWEMSAAHA
- a CDS encoding gas vesicle protein GvpG yields the protein MGLLSGILGLPLLPVRGVIQLGELIQRRVNEELAAPASIRRELEAAEEKRAAGEISPEEEAEVQQQVLRRLNVTETDEKER
- a CDS encoding GvpL/GvpF family gas vesicle protein — its product is MTEERETVVYVYGIVPSDVETDPEARGVGDPPAEVRAVKHDRIAALVSEVPRDKPLGRPEDLTAHASLLDAAAAEVPVLPLRFGAVVTDEDAVRTELLEANQDDFVAALDELEGKAQYVVKARYVEETILREILESDEQLAQLREAIRGKSEDATRNERIALGEGIGNAIAARREADTKRVADALAGIGAQIAPREPTHEEDAVHLACLVETAKQSDLEEAVDRVARDWSGRAEVRLLGPLAAYDFVVTQRPEA
- a CDS encoding SRPBCC family protein, with the protein product MATDQIRKTLDKATGAATDTVSGVADAAPKPSTELTEALRKLAGAVTTRASTSLANRITSTSGRLQDYASGGGGGGLIEAVTGGKPSVKGKAMMGAVKGGLSGLADKVKDAVGGGGGGGGGGKLKVTNIVEQADIGAPIDLVYDQWTRFTEFPRFMKKVENVDQTSDEKLTWKAQIFWSHRTWESTILEQVPNERIVWRSEGEKGHVDGAVTFHELTPDLTRVVLVLEYHPQGLFERTGNIWRAQGRRARLELKHFQRHVMTEAILHPDDVEGWRGEIHDGEVQDGDEEPGNEEEPEEPEADEAEAPDEEEPEEEEPEEEAEEPPARRTRTRASAGRGRGSRR